A window from Triticum aestivum cultivar Chinese Spring chromosome 6D, IWGSC CS RefSeq v2.1, whole genome shotgun sequence encodes these proteins:
- the LOC123142102 gene encoding uncharacterized protein isoform X2 — protein sequence MQASKQARGKKQRGQTDCVHFASSLKPPAAFLLHKNPIPIPIPPNQLQLSSSYPGESRPGQSSGRPTPAPTDGGSHPMEEACEIARLPEELLSAALARTSPRDAFRVAAVSPAFRAAADSDDVWASFLPPGGLPPLADGELPPPSSKKELFLRLSAGPVLLQDRLVSMWVDREAGTKCYMLSAWNLQSVLSGDTPDYPRRVPLDDSSRNHKSLGSLVLSGIMTGPPTPTLIRSRSLPHSFAAVDPSTSPTAAAATASPWFPGVRMMTAVKIPATTNDSEFEGNDYVLCHEHRKRAERLVAFEGIHTGRRFLACAVKDGKNCGLVEWVDPSWPAIMENALSKLWDMYEQSKRNRIEDNLMNSFAVHKLTQEKIKLQASYDKLVGDVQALLDENERRAQMERKPDESKLQEKYDMVKNLTVSQASVIRNMKLKLAEEKTKLQAHIDELEKVVEQTKAKLNGIKAILDE from the exons atgcaagcaagcaagcaagcacgTGGAAAGAAACAGAGGGGCCAAACCGACTGTGTTCACTTTGCTTCGTCGCTAAAGCCTCCGGCCGCGTTCCTTCTGCACAAGAATCCGATCCCCATCCCCATACCGCCAAACcagttacaactctcctcctcctACCCCGGCGAATCTCGACCTGGACAAAGCAGCGGCCGGCCGACGCCGGCGCCAACGGACGGGGGATCCCATCCCATGGAGGAGGCCTGCGAGATCGCGCGCCTGCCGGAGGAGCTCCTCTCGGCGGCGCTGGCCCGCACGTCCCCGCGCGACGCCTTCCGCGTGGCCGCCGTCTCCCCGGCCTTCCGCGCCGCGGCCGACTCCGACGACGTCTGGGCCAGCTTCCTGCCCCCCGGCGGCCTCCCGCCGCTCGCCGACGGGGAGCTGCCCCCGCCCTCGTCCAAGAAGGAGCTCTTCCTCCGCCTCTCCGCCGGCCCCGTCCTCCTCCAGGACAGGCTCGTG AGCATGTGGGTGGACAGGGAGGCCGGCACCAAGTGCTACATGCTGTCCGCCTGGAACCTCCAGTCCGTCCTGTCGGGGGACACGCCCGATTACCCGAGACGGGTCCCACTCGACGACTCTTCTAG AAACCACAAGTCGCTCGGTTCGCTCGTTTTAAGTGggattatgacag GCCCACCCACCCCAACCCTCATTCGCTCGCGCTCTCTGCCCCACTCGTtcgccgccgtcgacccgtccacatctccgaccgccgccgccgccaccgcgtcgCCATGGTTTCCTGGAGTGAGGATGATGACAGCAGTGAAG ATCCCTGCTACCACGAATGACTCCGAATTCGAGGGCAATGATTATGTTTTGTGCCATGAACACCGGAAGCGAGCAGAAAGACTTGTTGCTTTCGAGGGCATCCATACTGGCAGGAGGTTCCTTGCTTGTGCTGTGAAG GATGGTAAAAATTGTGGACTAGTTGAATGGGTTGATCCATCTTGGCCAGCTATAATGGAGAATGCACTGTCCAAGTTGTGGGATATGTATGAGCAGTCCAAGAGAAACAGGATTGAGGACAACCTGATGAACTCATTTGCTGTTCACAAACTGACACAAGAGAAGATCAAGCTGCAGGCCAGTTATGACAAGTTGGTTGGAGATGTTCAAGCCCTTTTGGATGAGAATGAGAGGAGGGCCCAGATGGAAAGGAAGCCTGATGAGAGCAAGCTCCAGGAGAAGTATGACATGGTTAAGAACCTGACAGTATCTCAAGCCAGTGTCATTAGGAACATGAAGTTGAAGCTTGCTGAAGAGAAGACTAAGTTGCAGGCCCATATTGATGAGCTTGAGAAGGTTGTGGAGCAGACCAAGGCCAAGCTGAATGGGATCAAGGCAATCTTAGATGAATGA
- the LOC123142102 gene encoding uncharacterized protein isoform X1, giving the protein MQASKQARGKKQRGQTDCVHFASSLKPPAAFLLHKNPIPIPIPPNQLQLSSSYPGESRPGQSSGRPTPAPTDGGSHPMEEACEIARLPEELLSAALARTSPRDAFRVAAVSPAFRAAADSDDVWASFLPPGGLPPLADGELPPPSSKKELFLRLSAGPVLLQDRLVSMWVDREAGTKCYMLSAWNLQSVLSGDTPDYPRRVPLDDSSRNHKSLGSLVLSGIMTGGACFCRRGITVHPFHSLDVVRRRARADSSRNPFDRSLPRIVTGPPTPTLIRSRSLPHSFAAVDPSTSPTAAAATASPWFPGVRMMTAVKIPATTNDSEFEGNDYVLCHEHRKRAERLVAFEGIHTGRRFLACAVKDGKNCGLVEWVDPSWPAIMENALSKLWDMYEQSKRNRIEDNLMNSFAVHKLTQEKIKLQASYDKLVGDVQALLDENERRAQMERKPDESKLQEKYDMVKNLTVSQASVIRNMKLKLAEEKTKLQAHIDELEKVVEQTKAKLNGIKAILDE; this is encoded by the exons atgcaagcaagcaagcaagcacgTGGAAAGAAACAGAGGGGCCAAACCGACTGTGTTCACTTTGCTTCGTCGCTAAAGCCTCCGGCCGCGTTCCTTCTGCACAAGAATCCGATCCCCATCCCCATACCGCCAAACcagttacaactctcctcctcctACCCCGGCGAATCTCGACCTGGACAAAGCAGCGGCCGGCCGACGCCGGCGCCAACGGACGGGGGATCCCATCCCATGGAGGAGGCCTGCGAGATCGCGCGCCTGCCGGAGGAGCTCCTCTCGGCGGCGCTGGCCCGCACGTCCCCGCGCGACGCCTTCCGCGTGGCCGCCGTCTCCCCGGCCTTCCGCGCCGCGGCCGACTCCGACGACGTCTGGGCCAGCTTCCTGCCCCCCGGCGGCCTCCCGCCGCTCGCCGACGGGGAGCTGCCCCCGCCCTCGTCCAAGAAGGAGCTCTTCCTCCGCCTCTCCGCCGGCCCCGTCCTCCTCCAGGACAGGCTCGTG AGCATGTGGGTGGACAGGGAGGCCGGCACCAAGTGCTACATGCTGTCCGCCTGGAACCTCCAGTCCGTCCTGTCGGGGGACACGCCCGATTACCCGAGACGGGTCCCACTCGACGACTCTTCTAG AAACCACAAGTCGCTCGGTTCGCTCGTTTTAAGTGggattatgacaggtggggcctgctTTTGTCGACGTGGCATAACTGTTCATCCGTTTCACTCGTTAGACGTCGTGAGACGCCGTGCGCGGGCCGACTCGAGCCGGAACCCTTTTGACCGGTCCCTCCCTCGAATCGTTACAGGCCCACCCACCCCAACCCTCATTCGCTCGCGCTCTCTGCCCCACTCGTtcgccgccgtcgacccgtccacatctccgaccgccgccgccgccaccgcgtcgCCATGGTTTCCTGGAGTGAGGATGATGACAGCAGTGAAG ATCCCTGCTACCACGAATGACTCCGAATTCGAGGGCAATGATTATGTTTTGTGCCATGAACACCGGAAGCGAGCAGAAAGACTTGTTGCTTTCGAGGGCATCCATACTGGCAGGAGGTTCCTTGCTTGTGCTGTGAAG GATGGTAAAAATTGTGGACTAGTTGAATGGGTTGATCCATCTTGGCCAGCTATAATGGAGAATGCACTGTCCAAGTTGTGGGATATGTATGAGCAGTCCAAGAGAAACAGGATTGAGGACAACCTGATGAACTCATTTGCTGTTCACAAACTGACACAAGAGAAGATCAAGCTGCAGGCCAGTTATGACAAGTTGGTTGGAGATGTTCAAGCCCTTTTGGATGAGAATGAGAGGAGGGCCCAGATGGAAAGGAAGCCTGATGAGAGCAAGCTCCAGGAGAAGTATGACATGGTTAAGAACCTGACAGTATCTCAAGCCAGTGTCATTAGGAACATGAAGTTGAAGCTTGCTGAAGAGAAGACTAAGTTGCAGGCCCATATTGATGAGCTTGAGAAGGTTGTGGAGCAGACCAAGGCCAAGCTGAATGGGATCAAGGCAATCTTAGATGAATGA
- the LOC123142735 gene encoding uncharacterized protein — protein MTRNLNLTADSNLHRSSVDYVQMLNSREIDVAGMILTVREGQGEGAWSSYGEGVTQDVYEFGPLAVEVPENVNALVDMMAVAHSSVVANETTFCIRKANFLHTCPAVAENTKVTGKWVAHQCEDMLRIDIGTPITTIMHNLKKKYGVEISTHMAYRARKQALKVVQGDQRGVDGCFIKLSTGQQILAATGRDGNNNIYPIAFGVVDKEDTDSWTWFLTQLKDALGGESGKFGYYTIISDRQKNFQTAGFRGDELKKHMDAASYSYTKNEHLAAMNDLKRECKAAWAWLNKVPVHTWARHAMDFTCKTGLVVNNISEVFNKMILDVRGKPIKTMLEGIRTKLMVKFNTNRTKTETTNWEICPTYAEMLEEAKYNSRWCQSLMAGPNIYQVSSGDNTYSVNLLHRTCGCRKWDMTAMPCNHAVSAIVKAKLQPEDFVDDFFKKAMYKKAYGHIIFPVPGPNLWPRIRTQDIEPPVFRDKVGKQQTKRRKNQFEKPAPRDTSRMASITCSNCKLVGHRYTVCSKPLKPALAMRQNQHQPNRSHASASSTAAAPTRKRPSPCTADVGTAPPRKKAAPAATTPTAPPRRRAAPAATAPTAPPRRSPRKNATPGPTAPPRRSPRKKTTPTGTSSTSAAGHRGTFHAPRQTGRKRTVSYKMKEYLYASGN, from the exons atgacaagaaaccttAACCTCACCGCCGACAGTAATCTACACCGGAGCTCTGTCGACTACGTCCAAATGCTGAATTCGAGGGAGATCGATGTCGCGGGGATGATTCTAACAGTAAGAGAGGGGCAGGGAGAAGGAGCGTGGTCTAGCTACGGAGAAGGTGTGACACAAGATGTTTACGAGTTcgggcccctcgcggtggag GTCCCCGAGAATGTCAATGCACTTGTGGAT ATGATGGCTGTTGCCCACT CTTCTGTTGTTGCAAATGAAACTACTTTTTGCATCAGAAAGGCTAATTTTCTGCACACATGCCCAGCAGTAGCAGAGAATACAAAGGTCACAGGAAAATGGGTGGCACACCAGTGTGAGGATATGCTGAGAATTGATATTGGCACACCAATCACCACAATAATGCATAATTTGAAGAAGAAATATGGAGTAGAGATCTCAACCCATATGGCCTATAGGGCTAGGAAACAAGCATTGAAGGTTGTCCAAGGAGACCAGAGAG GGGTAGATGGTTGTTTTATCAAGTTGTCAACAGGTCAGCAGATCCTTGCTGCAACAGGAAGGGATGGAAACAACAACATATACCCTATAGCATTTGGAGTTGTTGACAAAGAGGACACAGATAGCTGGACCTGGTTCTTAACACAACTGAAAGATGCACTTGGTGGAGAAAGTGGAAAGTTTGGGTATTATACTATCATTTCTGATAGGCAGAAG AATTTCCAAACTGCTGGTTTTAGAGGTGATGAGTTAAAGAAACACATGGATGCAGCTAGCTACTCTTATACTAAGAATGAACACCTAGCTGCAATGAATGATTTGAAAAGAGAGTGTAAGGCAGCTTGGGCATGGCTTAATAAAGTACCAGTTCATACATGGGCTAGACATGCAATGGATTTTACATGCAAGACTGGCCTAGTTGTGAACAACATCAGTGAGGTGTTTAACAAAATGATCCTAGATGTTAGAGGGAAGCCAATAAAGACCATGCTGGAAGGAATTAGGACTAAATTGATGGTCAAATTTAACACCAATAGAACTAAGACAGAGACAACAAATTGGGAGATTTGCCCAACATATGCAGAGATGTTAGAGGAGGCAAAGTACAACTCAAGGTGGTGCCAATCTTTGATGGCTGGTCCTAACATTTACCAAGTTAGTAGTGGAGATAACACCTACTCAGTGAACTTGCTGCACAGAACATGTGGATGTAGGAAATGGGATATGACTGCTATGCCTTGCAATCATGCAGTCTCTGCAATTGTGAAAGCTAAGTTGCAACCTGAAGACTTTGTTGATGATTTCTTCAAGAAGGCAATGTACAAAAAAGCATATGGCCATATCATATTTCCTGTCCCTGGTCCAAATCTGTGGCCAAGGATAAGAACTCAGGACATAGAGCCTCCAGTTTTCAGAGACAAAGTTGGGAAGCAACAAACAAAGAGGAGGAAAAACCAATTTGAGAAGCCAGCACCAAGAGATACATCTAGGATGGCATCCATTACTTGTAGCAACTGCAAACTTGTAGGGCACAGATACACTGTGTGCTCCAAGCCCTTGAAACCAGCTCTTGCTATGAGACAAAACCAGCATCAG CCAAACAGGTCACATGCTTCTGCTTCATCTACAGCTGCTGCACCAACAAGGAAGAGGCCATCTCCATGTACAGCAGATGTTGGGACTGCTCCTCCCAGGAAGAAAGCTGCACCTGCTGCAACTACACCTACTGCTCCTCCAAGGAGGAGAGCTGCACCTGCTGCTACTGCACCTACTGCTCCTCCCAGGAGGTCTCCCAGGAAGAATGCTACCCCAGGACCTACTGCTCCTCCAAGGAGGTCTCCCAGGAAGAAAACTACCCCAACTGGTACATCTTCTACATCTGCTGCAGGCCATAGGGGTACATTTCATGCTCCAAGACAGACTGGAAGGAAGAGGACAGTTTCCTACAAGATGAAAGAGTACCTATATGCTTCTGGTAACTAG
- the LOC123142736 gene encoding uncharacterized protein, translated as MQNPSRRPTVSLAGPPACSGIQGWADLPDELLHLIVARLGSFQDILGFAATCPSWRTASSSYPSKSTFRTKFPPLLIQPRVRHEQDPLLPSTDGCRELLKCKVIDPANPNAALHCQIPQETLENMKCIGSSYGNIIYYREGYCRIVDVFTGMEVSAPCLPPSAKCSIYRCNGILTAPVTSPNSHLIVSTSTYHKSYLFDWRVGSDSWSQAQLPYMYTDQIVEFNGQLILSDGNGWFHSVQVAPQLGLQEITTDKDDWSQEHRDMTALVVCGDMLIPLTVFTLYRLDVSTEPATMLPMEKLDDWALFLGAEPNGMPLSCMSPEKWGGRSNTSYCAGYGSQPCTFHGLHEEPDPVLDTPPVDCDHWNPPLSRAHRDRYSDPWAIRWYGEQHPVQLALPLWLYPSMFYYGAGE; from the exons ATGCAAAACCCCAGCAGGCGGCCCACTGTCTCTCTCGCTGGACCCCCTGCTTGTTCCGGGATCCAAGGTTGGGCTGACCTCCCAGATGAGTTGCTTCATCTCATCGTTGCTCGGTTGGGCTCCTTTCAAGACATTCTTGGCTTCGCCGCAACATGCCCCTCTTGGCGTACTGCCTCCTCTTCATACCCATCGAAATCTACATTCCGCACAAAATTCCCACCTCTCCTCATCCAGCCCCGTGTCCGTCATGAACAAGATCCTCTTCTTCCTTCTACTGATGGTTGCCGTGAGCTACTCAAATGTAAGGTTATTGATCCAGCCAACCCGAACGCCGCCCTTCACTGCCAGATTCCTCAAGAAACCCTGGAGAATATGAAATGTATCGGCTCTTCCTATGGTAATATCATCTACTACCGCGAAGGATATTGTCGCATCGTCGATGTCTTCACTGGAATGGAGGTTTCAGCTCCATGTCTCCCACCCAGTGCCAAGTGTTCGATATACCGCTGTAATGGCATTCTAACAGCCCCTGTCACATCACCCAACTCACATCTCATTGTCAGTACCAGCACCTACCACAAGTCCTACTTATTTGATTGGCGTGTTGGAAGCGACTCTTGGTCCCAAGCCCAGCTTCCTTATATGTATACGGACCAGATTGTGGAATTCAATGGTCAGCTCATTCTCTCGGATGGCAATGGGTGGTTCCACTCTGTGCAGGTGGCCCCTCAGCTTGGTCTGCAGGAGATAACAACCGACAAGGATGACTGGAGTCAGGAACATCGTGATATGACAGCGCTGGTGGTTTGCGGTGACATGCTTATCCCGTTGACCGTTTTTACG CTCTACCGCCTCGACGTGTCAACCGAGCCCGCGACAATGCTGCCCATGGAGAAGCTGGATGATTGGGCACTCTTTCTGGGGGCAGAACCAAACGGCATGCCACTTTCGTGCATGAGCCCGGAAAAATGGGGAGGGAGGAGCAACACCTCGTACTGTGCCGGCTATGGCTCTCAGCCTTGTACTTTCCACGGACTGCATGAGGAGCCGGATCCTGTGTTGGACACGCCGCCCGTTGACTGTGACCATTGGAATCCGCCGCTTTCTCGCGCTCACAGGGACCGCTACTCCGACCCTTGGGCTATACGCTGGTACGGCGAACAGCACCCCGTGCAGTTAGCTCTGCCACTCTGGCTGTACCCAAGCATGTTCTACTATGGTGCCGGAGAGTGA